The proteins below come from a single Miscanthus floridulus cultivar M001 chromosome 1, ASM1932011v1, whole genome shotgun sequence genomic window:
- the LOC136480445 gene encoding uncharacterized protein has protein sequence MSSRAINSCDLISPILVAHHRCSALTSALSMLSSRCSGSAAGDRLDVGRGVWLCLSDQFVVVDLKATCWNRDDNKYGVSQEIIEFSSILVDAATGHPMSSTFHEYVIPTEHHELSEFCKNYNGIKQEDVQRGNGAVTLSEALQPHEAWIQENNNGRGGGGGGGGGSGLDVNSSAAVVVVTWGNWDCRTMLKQECHRKDLRIPDYFARWINVKTPFADKYGNGYWNKSVKEALEATEVLEWEGAIKGGRNKARLLSLPIQQGANLAITSWLDPAAAAAAPNN, from the coding sequence ATGAGTTCGCGGGCCATCAACAGCTGCGATTTGATTTCTCCGATTCTTGTGGCTCACCATCGCTGCAGTGCTCTAACCAGCGCCCTAAGCATGCTGTCGAGCCGCTGTAGTGGGTCAGCAGCTGGCGATCGTCTGGACGTTGGCCGCGGAGTTTGGCTTTGCCTGTCCGACCAATTCGTGGTCGTAGACTTGAAGGCAACCTGCTGGAACAGGGACGACAACAAGTATGGAGTCAGCCAAGAGATTATCGAGTTCTCGTCCATCCTCGTCGACGCTGCAACCGGTCACCCCATGTCGTCCACCTTCCACGAGTATGTCATCCCAACAGAACATCATGAGCTGAGCGAGTTCTGCAAGAACTACAACGGCATCAAGCAGGAAGATGTGCAACGCGGTAATGGCGCCGTGACGCTGTCCGAGGCGTTGCAGCCGCACGAAGCCTGGATACAGGAGAACAATaatggaagaggaggtggtggcggcggcggcggcggcagcggcctcGACGTCAACagcagcgccgccgtcgtcgtcgtgacGTGGGGCAACTGGGACTGCCGCACGATGCTGAAGCAGGAGTGCCATCGCAAGGACTTGCGCATCCCTGATTACTTCGCCCGGTGGATCAACGTCAAGACACCCTTCGCGGACAAGTACGGCAACGGCTACTGGAACAAATCTGTGAAGGAGGCATTGGAGGCTACGGAGGTGCTGGAATGGGAGGGCGCCATCAAAGGCGGGAGGAACAAGGCGCGCCTTCTTTCATTGCCCATCCAACAGGGCGCCAACCTCGCCATCACAAGCTGGCTCGacccagctgctgctgctgctgcacctaATAATTAA